The segment AACAAGATTTATCAATTTATTTAAGACACGCAATCCCAGCGGTAGAAATGCATACATTCCATTATTAACTGGTCTGATTAATCCATAATTGATCAAATTCTATAACGAGTAATTCAACAATTTATTAGATAAGAAATAGAAACAAAAAATGAACAGTACATAAATAGTGGTATACTTTGTAAGTTTTCGTAtcgtttatttttgttttaatagCGGAATGCGTGGCACTTAACGGTTGAAACAAGTGCGATACCCTATGTACATTACGGAATGGTATGTTAGCCATTTTCAAAAAATCAAGTATCAAGTTCGCGCAGGCTGCAACGTTTAAACACATTCACACATATTGTATGCAAAAGTGTATTCGTTTCGATCGACAAAGGGGAATATGACATGTGTATTCCCCTCCAACGACAAGAATTAAGGGGCACTGTTTACACTCAGCACATAAACAATTTTCTGTACCATACAAATCGCAGTAAAAAGCGTAAGAAGTAAGTGACTAATTGTTGTAGTCTATAACCTACAATTGTAGTGCCGCCATACGGCCATACCCCTAGGCCGTGCCTAGAGAGGTCAACGATAGGGACGGTCGCTCGTGATTGGCTGGGACACAAGGAGCACTTCGTGGAGTTCGTAGCATTCTTTTCTGTATCGATATGAGAAACGCATCTCTCACACTGTGAATAAAGGTTATCGTTCTCGTTGAACAATAATTCGTCTAATGATTCTAATGATTCTTTAATATCCTAACCACACGGTTCCCCATACGTGTAGAGTAAGCTACAGAGTACATTCTTCGATACCTTCCCCGAAGCTTCTTAAATCTCCGCCGGAGATTCTCCGGGAGTGTAAATTTCCTACATTGTAATGTACTCTAACGCCACCTACCCATTTTGCGTTAACTAAACATAGCTTAACACCATATGTATACATACTAAAGTAGTATACTAAAGTTTAAACTTAGGCCGGCGTTGCCGGCAATGGGTTGGATATTTTGCTCTTTTTGAAAGATTTTGAAAGATTGATGAGAAGCGTCACGAAGAGACTAAAACAGGAAGAAATGTACAATAACTATGTAGCATGTCATTTTACGTATTAAAAGAACAGTAATACTGATATACTTACTTTAAATGCCCTAATCTGTATCACCTGTTGCTGCTGCGTGTTGGACCCGCAAAAACAGTTTCCTTATAGTTCCATATACAATACAGGTCAGTACGTAGAATACGTACGTTAATGTTTTCAGCACGCATGCGCGAGTGAATCTAACCCATCCAACAACATAGATTTCCTGATGGAACCGGTATGTTGTCTGGTATATTTGCTCCCTGATCGTGTGTTATGTCTGCAGTGATTTGTAGCACCGTGCGTTGATCGTTTCTCCGAGTGGCTACGGATTTCCTTGAACCTTGTTCGGTTAATTATTTAACTTTTGTAATTAAGATCGTGATGTACTTTTCGCGCGATTATTCAAAAGTCTTCTATAACATAATAATCCAAGCGTACTTTACGTGGAATTTCTTgtctttattatttttcaactaTCGGCTAGTTATTTATGATCAATCGATTTAGAATTCAAATTTAAGTATAACGGTAGATTTGATtaacttatttatttaatatatctaATTACCGATGTATTTATATCTTAAACAAAAAAGtttatgtgtatatatatataaatatatatttatttatttaagtaaACTTCAAACAAGAAATATAAATTGTACATAGAATTTTTAATActaattctttcacatattggaACCTATTCTCGCGATTAATGCATCCTGCAAGGAACAATATGTTTCTTGTATGTGTAACTGTGGGCCTTGTGTTGTTGGCCTCTAAATACCGCAAGAACGTACTGCAAAGCGTTAAACATCTTTGTCAAACtataaagaataaaaattataagaagAGCGATGACAAGAAAAGAGATCTTAAAATTACGTTAGACAAAATTATTTTGGCAGATACTCCAGAAAAATGTGATTATGCCATTCAGTGTATTCGCTGGTAAGTTATATATCGAGGTATACCTTGACACCATTGTCTGTCATGTTTATCAACTACACGGCAACACAATGTTTACATTTTTTCTGTATCGTATGTTTGTCTATGGCTGCTGGGAACATTAATcatgtttattattttttcattCATATAGTTCTTATATtatcatttataataaatttagatTTTTGAGATTTCAAGTGAGAACAAGTAATCACAAATACAAAAACTAAAATTACTTTGTCTACTTACACAGTTCTAAGTAAATATGTTTTATGTTAAAGCAACTTATCTAATGATATATTGGGTTTTGACTGTGAATGGGTTAAAGAAGGACCTGTTTCTCTAGTTCAGCTTGCTACAATTAATGGAGTATGTGGCCTGTTTCGCATTAGCAAAATTGGATATATTCCTCACAAATTAAAAGTATAATGTTTCTATTGTAATTACAAAGGACATAAACACAAAATATTGTATAACTATGAagcaaaaaatattcttttaggaGCTGCTTGCTAGTAAACGTATTCTTAAAGTTGGAGTTGCTTCATATGAAGATGGGCAAAAAATAATATCAGATTATGGGTGCAGAGTTGGTGGTACACTTGATTTAAGGACATTAGCAGAACATGCAAATTTGCCAAGTCCTAGAAGTTTAGCTGCAATGAGTTTACAATATTTAGGTTTGGAAATGGATAAATTAATAGAAGTAAGGTGTAACAATTGGAATGCTGACACTCTTACTGACGAACAAGTAGCATATGCTGCTTGCGATGCAATTACGTCTGTTCTTATTTATGACCAGGTGAAAAGAAATATAACAATTCATACTTATTTTAATAGTTTCtataaaaagtaaattaaataacatttaaacTACTTTATGTTTTTTAGATTGTGCAAATGATAAAAGAAAAGTATTCTTTGTGGGAAaactttataaattatattagaagtatatgtaataaaaatttaaatatgcAATTACATTATTTACCTAGTGGAATAATTGATACAAGGTAATGAGATATTTCTTATATTaagagatttaattttctgtaaaagTTGTTTTGATGTATAGAGAGACATttacaaattatttatttaaggtTCAAGGATCAAAAAATATATACAACTGTTAACCACAGAAACGCTAAAATCAAAAATTTTGAAGAGTTTACACAAGATTTGAAGGAGAACAACAATGTTGTATATAAACACAATATGTCTACAAGAAGTAAACCattatattataattgttaTTTACAAGCCCCAGATGGAGATGTATTATGTACGTGTGATCACAAGAAAGCTAAATGGTACATTAATAAAGGATTAGGGGACATAATTACGGAGGAACCATTTACCGTGAGGTTGAAATTTGAACCTTCCGGACGTGCTGTAGGAGAAGTTGGACAATATTATACACAAATTAAAATCAATCGATGCGTAGTATGTGGAGCTTCagaaaaatttattagaaaaaatGTTGTGCCTAGAGAATATCGTAAATACTTTCCATGTAAGTTATAAAACTGGAACATAATTTGATATAGTATAAAACATATAaaagtaaaatt is part of the Colletes latitarsis isolate SP2378_abdomen chromosome 10, iyColLati1, whole genome shotgun sequence genome and harbors:
- the Exd2 gene encoding exonuclease 3'-5' domain-containing 2 isoform X1, translating into MHPARNNMFLVCVTVGLVLLASKYRKNVLQSVKHLCQTIKNKNYKKSDDKKRDLKITLDKIILADTPEKCDYAIQCIRCNLSNDILGFDCEWVKEGPVSLVQLATINGVCGLFRISKIGYIPHKLKELLASKRILKVGVASYEDGQKIISDYGCRVGGTLDLRTLAEHANLPSPRSLAAMSLQYLGLEMDKLIEVRCNNWNADTLTDEQVAYAACDAITSVLIYDQIVQMIKEKYSLWENFINYIRSICNKNLNMQLHYLPSGIIDTRFKDQKIYTTVNHRNAKIKNFEEFTQDLKENNNVVYKHNMSTRSKPLYYNCYLQAPDGDVLCTCDHKKAKWYINKGLGDIITEEPFTVRLKFEPSGRAVGEVGQYYTQIKINRCVVCGASEKFIRKNVVPREYRKYFPLVMKAHQSHDVLLLCPACHELSNYHDLQLRRKLADMCGVPLTTPPTHTRNKYVNNWWKLYSAVKALRKGTLPDIRCKELEHYILQCTGQEVTPILLDALYNELKTTTVSKSNLDKTERQPHGLKVVQYFQRKEGGLVKFERMWREHFLLNMKPKYLPNLWSVRHNQERLTIRQLQNRIKPEEAKVAGLVNNEF
- the Exd2 gene encoding exonuclease 3'-5' domain-containing 2 isoform X2, giving the protein MPFSVFAVQLATINGVCGLFRISKIGYIPHKLKELLASKRILKVGVASYEDGQKIISDYGCRVGGTLDLRTLAEHANLPSPRSLAAMSLQYLGLEMDKLIEVRCNNWNADTLTDEQVAYAACDAITSVLIYDQIVQMIKEKYSLWENFINYIRSICNKNLNMQLHYLPSGIIDTRFKDQKIYTTVNHRNAKIKNFEEFTQDLKENNNVVYKHNMSTRSKPLYYNCYLQAPDGDVLCTCDHKKAKWYINKGLGDIITEEPFTVRLKFEPSGRAVGEVGQYYTQIKINRCVVCGASEKFIRKNVVPREYRKYFPLVMKAHQSHDVLLLCPACHELSNYHDLQLRRKLADMCGVPLTTPPTHTRNKYVNNWWKLYSAVKALRKGTLPDIRCKELEHYILQCTGQEVTPILLDALYNELKTTTVSKSNLDKTERQPHGLKVVQYFQRKEGGLVKFERMWREHFLLNMKPKYLPNLWSVRHNQERLTIRQLQNRIKPEEAKVAGLVNNEF